In Macadamia integrifolia cultivar HAES 741 chromosome 1, SCU_Mint_v3, whole genome shotgun sequence, a single window of DNA contains:
- the LOC122082487 gene encoding probable transmembrane ascorbate ferrireductase 4, which yields MATLPSSRFALMIFARISGVIVAGLVLTWAVVFKSSFLPRSSSHEDFLYSVLHPLLMVIGFILISGEAILVHWWLPGSRNLKESVHLSMQGVALASGLFGIWTKFHSRKGVVSNFYSLHSWMGLFTIFLFGAQWLMGLLSFWDRGGVVRTKRLKRVLPWHHLFLGLYTYVLAVATAETGLLEKLTFLQTKTNALKRSAESMVVNSLGLGLALLSGIVIFTALSARHQTLPTKLMMY from the exons ATGGCTACATTGCCTTCTTCACGGTTTGCTCTCATGATATTTGCGAGAATCTCAGGTGTTATAGTTGCAGGCCTGGTGCTCACTTGGGCAGTTGTCTTTAAGTCAAGTTTTCTTCCTCGTTCTTCCTCCCATGAAGATTTCCTCTACTCT GTCCTACATCCACTGTTAATGGTGATAGGTTTCATACTCATTAGTGGAGAAG ctATTCTGGTGCATTGGTGGCTTCCGGGTTCAAGAAATTTGAAGGAATCGGTGCATCTGAGCATGCAAGGAGTTGCTCTGGCTTCAGGGCTCTTCGGAATTTGGACCAAATTTCATAGCCGGAAGGGGGTTGTTTCCAATTTCTACAGTCTACATTCCTGGATGGGTTTGTTCACCATCTTCTTGTTTGGAGCTCAG TGGTTGATGGGGTTGTTGAGCTTTTGGGACAGAGGTGGGGTGGTTAGAACCAAAAGGCTTAAAAGGGTACTGCCATGGCATCATTTGTTTCTGGGTCTCTACACTTATGTCTTGGCTGTGGCAACTGCTGAGACCGGACTTCTAGAGAAGCTGACTTTCTTACAAACAAAGACAAATGCGTTGAAACGCTCGGCGGAGTCCATGGTTGTGAATAGTTTAGGACTTGGATTGGCTTTACTTAGTGGCATTGTAATATTCACTGCACTGTCTGCCAGGCATCAAACTCTACCAACTAAACTCATGATGTATTAG